The following are encoded in a window of Streptomyces sp. Go-475 genomic DNA:
- a CDS encoding MFS transporter — translation MMGLMASEETRTVTPPTVRSSAAQDAREPGGTGTRAWTMRLLVLGIVLSALNLRPAITSLGALLEEVRDGLGMSGSVAGLLTSVPPLCFAVFGVTAPRLARRFGAGAVVCAGMAAIATGLLLRPYTGSTAGFLAASALALMGIAVSNVLMPVIVKHWFPDRVGSMTGLYSMALALGTALAAAVTVPLTDALGGNWQSGLALWAGLAVAAVLPWLPFVRRRVTAPAAGDRDVAGRRPAAEGRGATETRDADAEGRGATETRSADAEGRGATETRSADAEGRGTTETRGSSADGRVTTARTEPAREETPALRITRSRTAWALAVFFGLQATAAYITMGWMAQIFRDAGVPAGTAGLLLAVTMVMGVPLAFVIPRLATRLPHQGPIVLALGVCGLAGYAGLYLAPAAGAWAWALLLGVANCAFPLALTMVGMRARTGPGVAQLSAFAQSTGYLISIPGPLLVGVLYQHSGGWGLPIALMSALMIPQMVVGVLAGRDRTVEDEAAR, via the coding sequence ATGATGGGCCTCATGGCTAGTGAGGAAACCCGGACCGTGACGCCCCCGACCGTACGCAGCTCGGCCGCGCAGGATGCCCGGGAACCGGGCGGTACGGGCACGCGCGCGTGGACGATGCGGCTGCTCGTCCTCGGCATCGTGCTGTCCGCGCTCAACCTCCGCCCCGCCATCACCAGCCTCGGCGCGCTCCTGGAGGAGGTCCGCGACGGGCTCGGCATGAGCGGCAGCGTGGCCGGGCTGCTCACGTCCGTGCCGCCGCTGTGCTTCGCCGTCTTCGGCGTCACGGCCCCGCGGCTCGCCCGCCGCTTCGGCGCGGGCGCCGTCGTGTGCGCCGGCATGGCCGCCATCGCCACCGGCCTGCTGCTCCGGCCGTACACCGGCAGCACGGCCGGCTTCCTGGCCGCCAGCGCCCTCGCCCTCATGGGCATCGCCGTCAGCAACGTCCTGATGCCGGTCATCGTCAAGCACTGGTTCCCCGACCGCGTCGGCTCCATGACCGGCCTGTACTCGATGGCGCTCGCCCTGGGCACCGCGCTCGCGGCCGCGGTGACGGTGCCCCTCACCGACGCCCTCGGCGGGAACTGGCAGTCGGGCCTGGCCCTGTGGGCGGGCCTCGCCGTGGCGGCGGTGCTGCCGTGGCTGCCGTTCGTACGACGACGGGTGACGGCCCCTGCGGCCGGGGACCGGGACGTTGCCGGGCGGCGGCCGGCTGCCGAGGGGCGAGGTGCGACGGAGACGCGGGACGCCGACGCCGAGGGGCGAGGTGCGACGGAGACGCGGAGCGCCGACGCCGAGGGGCGAGGTGCGACGGAGACGCGGAGCGCCGACGCCGAGGGGCGCGGTACGACGGAGACGCGGGGCTCCTCCGCCGACGGGCGAGTCACGACGGCCCGGACCGAGCCCGCGCGCGAGGAGACGCCGGCGCTGCGGATCACCCGGAGCCGTACCGCCTGGGCCCTGGCCGTCTTCTTCGGCCTCCAGGCCACCGCCGCCTACATCACCATGGGCTGGATGGCCCAGATCTTCCGCGACGCCGGTGTGCCCGCCGGCACCGCCGGGCTGCTGCTCGCCGTCACGATGGTCATGGGCGTACCCCTGGCCTTCGTCATACCGCGCCTGGCCACGCGACTGCCCCACCAGGGCCCGATCGTGCTCGCCCTGGGCGTCTGCGGCCTCGCCGGCTACGCCGGGCTGTACCTCGCGCCGGCCGCCGGAGCATGGGCCTGGGCCCTGCTGCTCGGCGTCGCCAACTGCGCCTTCCCACTCGCCCTGACCATGGTCGGGATGCGGGCCAGGACGGGGCCGGGCGTCGCCCAGCTGTCGGCGTTCGCGCAGAGCACCGGCTACCTGATCTCCATCCCCGGACCGCTCCTGGTGGGCGTTCTCTACCAGCACAGCGGAGGCTGGGGCCTGCCGATCGCGCTGATGAGCGCCCTGATGATCCCGCAGATGGTGGTCGGCGTCCTGGCCGGCCGCGACCGCACGGTGGAGGACGAGGCGGCCCGCTGA
- a CDS encoding histidine phosphatase family protein produces MSVAESRRIVLFRHAKADWPQVTDHERPLADRGRMDAAEAGRRLADTGIPFDLALCSTAVRTRETWKLAVQEFPQRPKTVYEERIYEASPGELIAVLNETPDDAQNILVIGHNPGIQGLADILAGSAEGDARERMGRRGFPAAAFAVLTYTGEWKSLEPGVATLQDYWAPAE; encoded by the coding sequence ATGAGCGTCGCAGAATCCCGCAGGATTGTCCTCTTCCGCCATGCGAAAGCCGACTGGCCACAGGTGACCGATCACGAGCGCCCGCTCGCTGACCGGGGCCGAATGGACGCGGCGGAGGCCGGGCGCAGGCTCGCCGACACCGGCATCCCCTTCGACCTGGCCCTGTGCTCCACCGCGGTCCGGACCCGGGAGACCTGGAAGCTCGCCGTCCAGGAGTTCCCGCAGCGGCCGAAAACCGTCTACGAGGAGCGGATCTACGAGGCCTCGCCGGGCGAACTGATCGCCGTGCTCAACGAGACCCCCGACGACGCGCAGAACATCCTCGTGATCGGCCACAACCCGGGCATCCAGGGCCTCGCCGACATCCTGGCGGGTTCGGCCGAGGGCGACGCCCGCGAGCGGATGGGCCGCCGCGGGTTCCCGGCCGCCGCCTTCGCCGTCCTGACCTACACCGGTGAGTGGAAGAGCCTGGAGCCGGGCGTGGCCACGCTGCAGGACTACTGGGCGCCCGCCGAGTGA
- a CDS encoding FCD domain-containing protein, with protein sequence MPLNHPRRSALSEQVIAALRAQITSGEWPVGSRIPTEPELVEQLGVARNTVREAVRALSHNGLLDIRQGSGTYVVATSELAGVMQRRFADADPRHIAELRSTLESAAARLAAERRTEKDLKQLDALLLRREEAWESGDAEAFVTADATFHLAVVSASHNDVMTAMYADLGEVLRDWLREDVGGELTPETYMDHGRLLDAIRAGDAAQAAAEAARYPFLCRLGGVSSPAGD encoded by the coding sequence ATGCCCCTGAACCATCCCCGTCGTTCGGCCCTGTCCGAGCAGGTCATCGCCGCGCTGCGGGCCCAGATCACCTCGGGCGAGTGGCCGGTCGGCTCCCGGATCCCGACGGAGCCGGAACTGGTCGAGCAGCTGGGTGTCGCCCGCAACACCGTCCGTGAGGCCGTCCGCGCGCTCTCGCACAACGGCCTGCTGGACATCCGCCAGGGCTCCGGCACGTACGTCGTGGCGACGAGCGAGCTGGCGGGCGTGATGCAGCGGCGGTTCGCCGACGCCGATCCCCGGCACATCGCCGAGCTGCGCTCCACGCTGGAGTCGGCCGCCGCGCGGCTGGCCGCCGAGCGGCGTACGGAGAAGGACCTCAAGCAGCTCGACGCGCTCCTGCTGCGGCGCGAGGAGGCCTGGGAGTCGGGTGACGCGGAGGCGTTCGTGACCGCGGACGCGACCTTCCACCTGGCCGTGGTGTCCGCCTCCCACAACGACGTGATGACCGCGATGTACGCGGACCTGGGCGAGGTGCTGCGGGACTGGCTGCGCGAGGACGTCGGCGGCGAGCTGACGCCGGAGACGTACATGGACCACGGGCGGCTGCTGGACGCGATCCGCGCGGGCGACGCGGCGCAGGCGGCCGCGGAGGCCGCCCGCTATCCGTTCCTGTGCCGCCTGGGCGGGGTCAGCTCCCCCGCCGGTGACTGA
- a CDS encoding SGM_5486 family transporter-associated protein, which translates to MPVLDPNPQHGQKKMLLVFGAFFAIFIIIGVIATLASP; encoded by the coding sequence ATGCCAGTGCTCGACCCGAATCCCCAGCACGGTCAGAAGAAGATGCTGCTCGTCTTCGGCGCCTTCTTCGCGATCTTCATCATCATCGGCGTCATCGCGACGCTCGCCTCGCCATGA